A genomic segment from Pyrodictium occultum encodes:
- a CDS encoding PIN domain-containing protein yields the protein MRDCIYLDTTFLLALAQEHGAFRERALELLEEFRRGGRALVSSHLARAELVALIASRRPGLGLEGVYALADYAIRRAGAEVRDPDYNRIVREAQLYGGLIRLRLGSLLHLLAALSLGCLSIATFDTAIIERSGRVSEILGVEVVH from the coding sequence TTGAGGGACTGCATCTACCTTGACACAACCTTCCTGCTCGCCTTAGCCCAGGAGCACGGTGCTTTCCGCGAGCGCGCCCTGGAGCTGCTTGAGGAGTTCCGGAGGGGTGGCAGGGCCCTCGTATCCTCCCACCTGGCCCGGGCGGAGCTTGTCGCGCTAATCGCCTCCAGGAGGCCCGGCCTGGGCCTTGAGGGGGTTTACGCGCTAGCAGACTACGCTATACGCCGCGCGGGGGCCGAGGTAAGGGACCCGGACTACAACAGAATTGTGCGGGAGGCCCAGCTCTACGGGGGGCTCATCCGGCTTAGGCTTGGCAGCCTGCTCCACCTCCTGGCCGCGCTGTCGCTCGGCTGCCTCTCCATAGCTACCTTCGACACGGCCATCATAGAGCGCTCTGGCAGGGTGAGCGAGATCCTGGGCGTCGAGGTGGTGCACTAG
- a CDS encoding WD40 repeat domain-containing protein, with amino-acid sequence MVTLVALARTLLLLAILAAALYLLKPVHAAEAGSSTPQPSWSVILGYSVTRLAWNTSSDHLLVGTSGGAVLLDRSGHKVWGLLPKEPVYDVAFSPDGRLVAVAAGRIWHYVYVLDAATGREAARIFSIWGDLASVCWVSTGFLVAGESGRPRLHLYKLVQGPTGSLEPRSLAVISLGDGDYGGVASIACIPGKEQVVVGMRNGYIALVSLISGKPVWVSPSLGGQLAGMALGGDVVAAAVIDKSHGVSRLYLLSLARGEVMASYSVETLITSIAVTGNYLIAGDLGGDLYLFQYGRGGLELVDIDRVSLAPITAIAVSPDGSQLAIGVEKGVVASFNAADFIYERLAKIVSGVSTVYTLISVAIDDRPVVLFRTVIDLPSVLSLNVGSYNVSFDAVLEQVRLPCNVVLEVNVVELKEMDTNMTVATMLLDKPLEISCHGIKYGYQESNVSVHGRAVLALSETSSLRLLGDREHVLVRLQAAPYIAVYYGGRPGRLASEIRVDNLVPATVILAKYFSRIQGLVAPAPGAATRTVTTTVTTTVTRTVTTTPAGACGGAATPPASSASRGPAASAATSAAGGAWSGSRLAAAGIVAALTAIGLLMLVAGHRRRGGRRGGAA; translated from the coding sequence ATGGTGACGCTGGTGGCCCTCGCCAGGACGCTCCTGCTGCTCGCCATCCTGGCCGCGGCGCTCTATCTCCTCAAGCCCGTCCACGCCGCGGAGGCCGGGTCTAGCACCCCCCAGCCCTCGTGGAGCGTCATCCTGGGATACAGCGTCACCAGGCTAGCCTGGAACACCTCTAGCGACCACTTGTTAGTGGGCACTAGCGGCGGCGCCGTCCTGCTCGACCGGTCCGGCCACAAGGTGTGGGGGCTGCTGCCCAAGGAGCCGGTCTACGACGTGGCGTTCTCCCCCGACGGGAGGCTTGTGGCAGTGGCCGCTGGGAGGATATGGCACTACGTATACGTGCTCGACGCTGCCACCGGGAGGGAGGCCGCGAGGATATTCAGCATATGGGGCGACCTGGCGAGCGTCTGCTGGGTCTCCACCGGCTTCCTCGTCGCGGGGGAGTCGGGGAGGCCGAGGCTCCACCTCTACAAGCTGGTCCAGGGGCCGACGGGGTCCCTGGAGCCGCGCAGCCTGGCGGTGATAAGCCTAGGGGATGGGGACTATGGCGGCGTGGCCTCCATAGCCTGCATACCCGGGAAGGAGCAGGTGGTTGTAGGCATGCGCAACGGCTACATAGCCCTCGTCTCCCTCATTTCCGGCAAGCCCGTCTGGGTGTCGCCCAGCCTCGGGGGGCAGCTGGCCGGCATGGCTCTCGGCGGCGATGTTGTGGCGGCAGCCGTCATCGACAAGAGCCACGGTGTCTCAAGGCTCTACCTGCTATCGCTCGCTAGAGGGGAGGTTATGGCCTCCTATAGCGTCGAGACGCTTATCACCTCGATAGCGGTCACGGGCAACTACCTCATAGCGGGTGATCTAGGCGGCGACCTCTACCTCTTCCAGTACGGCCGAGGAGGCCTCGAGCTGGTAGACATAGACAGGGTCTCGCTTGCCCCGATAACAGCTATCGCGGTCAGCCCCGACGGCTCCCAGCTGGCCATAGGCGTGGAGAAGGGTGTCGTAGCCTCGTTCAACGCCGCCGACTTCATCTACGAGAGGCTTGCCAAGATAGTGTCTGGGGTGAGCACCGTCTACACCCTGATCAGCGTAGCCATTGATGATAGGCCCGTGGTGTTGTTCAGGACTGTCATAGACCTGCCGTCCGTGCTTTCGCTGAACGTGGGCAGCTATAATGTATCCTTCGACGCGGTCCTGGAGCAGGTTAGGCTGCCCTGCAACGTCGTGCTTGAGGTGAACGTGGTGGAGCTGAAGGAAATGGACACCAATATGACTGTAGCAACTATGCTGCTCGACAAGCCTCTAGAGATATCCTGCCACGGCATAAAATACGGCTACCAGGAGTCTAATGTGAGCGTCCATGGCCGGGCGGTGCTAGCCCTCTCCGAGACCAGTAGCCTGCGGCTCCTCGGCGACAGGGAGCATGTACTGGTTAGGCTGCAGGCAGCGCCCTACATCGCGGTGTACTACGGGGGCCGGCCCGGCAGGCTGGCCTCCGAGATAAGGGTGGATAACCTGGTCCCGGCCACAGTCATACTAGCCAAGTACTTCAGCCGCATCCAGGGCCTAGTGGCGCCGGCCCCCGGAGCAGCTACAAGGACGGTAACAACCACTGTCACCACTACCGTGACGAGGACGGTGACCACGACCCCGGCTGGAGCCTGCGGGGGTGCAGCCACGCCTCCGGCCAGCTCGGCCTCCAGGGGGCCCGCGGCCAGCGCGGCCACCAGCGCCGCCGGGGGAGCCTGGTCCGGCAGCAGGCTGGCCGCGGCAGGGATCGTGGCGGCCCTGACGGCTATAGGCCTTCTCATGCTCGTAGCGGGTCATAGGAGGAGGGGCGGCAGGAGAGGCGGCGCCGCTTAG
- a CDS encoding VWA domain-containing protein, whose translation MSKPFVMRLLRRRPLSYTVLVLFILDRSLSMMEPKTYDYRGKWFHLVDLVEALLRRLGRSRMAPAFRVGFVWFSDDVEVVEWNGEVYFPVAPRNVALDVFRKSAERNRPYGMTAMADALEAAASVVERYVDQLTLPPEKYGTLFLFTDGRETRRTVDDVVVAAEKITMELAERMKKLNERNRIGLATIALGQDADRETLRDIASFLREAQRRVLEDRGLLDLVDPPYHEKMFIDAPADDRITREWEEAVRRFVERLSETATV comes from the coding sequence TTGTCAAAGCCGTTTGTTATGAGGCTGCTGCGTAGGCGCCCGCTCAGCTACACTGTCCTAGTCCTCTTCATACTAGACCGCTCCCTGAGCATGATGGAGCCCAAGACCTATGACTACCGCGGCAAGTGGTTCCACCTAGTGGACCTGGTTGAGGCTCTCCTACGCAGGCTGGGCCGCAGCAGGATGGCCCCCGCCTTCCGGGTCGGCTTCGTCTGGTTCAGCGACGACGTCGAGGTGGTTGAGTGGAACGGCGAGGTCTACTTCCCCGTCGCCCCGAGGAACGTGGCGCTCGACGTGTTCCGTAAGAGTGCGGAGAGGAACCGGCCCTACGGCATGACCGCCATGGCTGACGCGCTGGAGGCGGCGGCGTCCGTGGTCGAGCGGTATGTGGACCAGTTGACGCTGCCGCCGGAGAAGTATGGGACTCTCTTCCTCTTCACCGACGGCAGGGAGACCAGGAGAACGGTGGACGACGTGGTGGTGGCAGCGGAGAAGATAACCATGGAGCTGGCGGAGAGGATGAAGAAGCTCAACGAGAGGAACCGTATAGGCCTCGCAACCATAGCCCTCGGCCAGGACGCCGACAGGGAGACGCTGAGGGATATAGCGAGCTTCCTGCGTGAGGCGCAGCGCCGTGTCCTCGAGGACCGGGGGCTCCTGGACCTGGTGGACCCGCCCTACCACGAGAAGATGTTCATAGACGCGCCCGCCGATGACCGTATAACGCGCGAGTGGGAGGAGGCTGTGAGGAGGTTCGTGGAGAGGCTGAGCGAGACGGCTACGGTCTAG